In Anopheles ziemanni chromosome X, idAnoZiCoDA_A2_x.2, whole genome shotgun sequence, the genomic window TAAGTTTGCAATGTGATTCTGATGGCATTTTCTATTCGATGTTGCTCCTTTGATGTGacatttgaaaaagttttgctcaacacacTCTGGAAATGGGTAATACGGATGAAGGAAATGGTACAGGGATCTGGTGGCTGATGATACTTACCCCGATCGAGAGACAGTTTTCCTCCGGGCCGGACGGGAACTTGACGACGAACTTTGACCCCGCTAGCTCCTCGCTGTCGTTCAGTGGCCGGAAACGGCACACCACCTTGATGCTGTCCTCCGCCGGTATCTCCCGTACCCCCGACATGCTTGCCTCACTGTTATGCACTTCGCGTCGCTGATTGCTGCCGAGCCCACACTCTCAcacacgacacacacacacacagccgaGCGCCCGCGCACTCTCACTCGACCCTAATGGGACCGATCTATGTTTTCACAACGCGGTGGCGCGGCTCCACAACCCACAACAACGTACTGATGGTGCAGCATGCACACGCATAGAATGTCCTTTTTTCAGCAGGGCGTGTGATGCGAGGGGATGGGAGGAGGAGAAAGGGATGTGGATGGGCGGGAGAGTTGTTGATGTCCGGGTGGTTAAGGTACGCCCACAAACCACTAGAGAGTACTCCACTCTGCGAACTGGGAATCGTTTGTTCTTGGTGTCTTTTAACTTTCACTTGCCTGCTGCTTTGAAACCTACTGCGCTTCGCATAGCCTCGTTCAATTCCGGCTATTGCTCATCTGAAGCACCACaatcaaaagcaaaaacatatATAATATATTAGATTCCGCAAAATGAGTCCCTAAGGCCAGCGATAGTAACGAATCGATTTTCCTATTGTTTTTCTCTCGACATCGAGAATGAAATGTTTCTGCCGTAGCAGTGTGTTTTGAATCCAATCGCCAATGCAGGTGTGCAGAATACGAGTGTGTGCATGTGCGGAAAATTGAGAGCAAATGGGGCGAAGAGCGAGggagaaaacaaaccgaagaaAACGCGAGAGTaacaacaaagaaaatggTACATTTGGAAAATGGAGCCAGGCCCGTCGCCACCGGGTCGCCTATAAAATCTCCAGCGGGGGTACGCGCACACATGCTTCTAGGCAGTGGGAAAACCTCTGGTAAAGAAATACTGGCCCAAAAGAGACACGGTGGAAAATCAGGCACCATAATTGTCGTAGATGGGGATATGTGATGGAAATGTTTCTCCAATTTTCTCTCACCGGAAAAAGGTGGTGAAGGAAAACTAGCAATAGGAAAATGAAGCAGTGCGACACCCAGCTGGAGTTGAGACTTGAAAGAAAAGCTTTCGCGAGCCTCCTTCATCACGAAATCACCGAATGATATCGCAACCATCGAGGGTGAAGAAAATCTTCACCTGCGGGAAAATTGCACCAACAAAGTAGTTTTAAAATACTCCACCAACTTATCGTGAATTAACATTGATTGGTGGTTTAAAAAAGATGTAGAATGTGATTTAAAAGAGAAAATCATTGAAAAGATGACAGTAAAACTTGCCTAAGCAATAaccctctttttcttttctggcgATTGGTTTTGGACTCTTGGCTAGACATGAGCTTATTGTAAGCACCGTTGACCTCCGGAAGGTAAGCACGAAGAAGACTTCTCGTATGCTCGTCTGCAGCTTTGCTCATGCCCGCAACTGccgtttgctttccttttggaTGTATGTTGTGGTTGGCTGCACTTCCACTCGATGTTCCTTTTTACTTCTCTTCAAATTATGCTTCCACCGAACCGGCACGGGCTTCGAACCGTATTTGCTGCTCCAACCATGAGCAATGTGATGTGGATAGGAACCGAATGGCTGAGTCTGCTATTCGCACACATTGCGATAAAAAAGTAATCAAAGTAGATTTCTTCTACTCGACAAGCCGCATAGGCTGCCTCCTGCCAGCCACCAATCAGTCTTTCGTATAATCACAGTTTGCTGGCTGCCGACCGTTTTACAGCCCCGTTACTTTGgggtttctttaatttttcgaCTCCATCATCGCAAGTCCCTCTCGATGGCTTTAGCTTCTAATGCCTATACAGGCTCCATTTGCAGCTATTTTTGTTGACGAAAAATGGAGAATTGGGACCATGGTTGTTATTCTGGACTGTATCGAGAAATTCTGAAGGAACTACAAAATACAATCGAAAAGAATGCTTAAGTTGAACATCAATTTCCAATAGGATCGTTGAGCCATTACTCTTTCAAGAAGGCATTTATTAGACCGTTGAAAAAAGGGGTTCAGCAATGGTTTCGCTACGACTGCAAACCCTTCATTGCGGCGAAAATCTAACTGGCACCATGTTGGAAACTAGAAAGACAGAGACGGCGATTGCTAAAGGGAAACGAGGGCGTCTGAGGGCCAGGGCAAAAAAGGAGTCCGCTTTGGGAAACGCGGCTCGTCGACCCGACAAGTTCCGTGCAGTTTTGGgagagcaaaagaaaattcaacGCACAACTATCGATTGAAGCCGCAGACGTAGAGAATGGAGAAATCGGCTACCAGCCGATGGTGACGGGGGTGCAGCGCTGCTGGAAAATCGATccgaaatttttcaaagaaaattagTACGGCACACATCCGCTACGgcaaaacacacgcacacgacgCGAGCAACACAATGAGTGCACACAAACACCGCTGTGCAGAACGGGCCTGCTGCTTCCGTTTTGTTGCGCGGCTGCAAACACGGCCAACTGGGAAAACGCCACAGAACGGATGAAACGTAAAGGATACTTCGGATGAATGGAGCACCGGTTGCCGAATAATGGGGGAGAAATAGTTTTCACGGCCAGTCCACTGCTACTATCGGCACCGGTGACCGCCCAGAAAACATCCGGAGAAGCGAACTTCAAGATGACAACCAGCGCACTGGGCTACAAATTATTTGCCTTAGTTTTCACTGAACTATCCAAATGATGCTATATTTCGGTGTTGTTTTCTGTTCGATCCACCGAGGGGAGGGTCCATTAGTCACTTGTCCGCAAGCTATGCTCGCGTTTTCACCAAACAAACTAAAGCGAAGCCCGGCTGCACCGCGGAGCCAAGTCAACACCTACCAACTATCTCGCGAAGACTGAAAATGTCCATTGTTTCGTGCTTATGATTTATAATATTCACTGCACTGAAGGTGTAGGTGACTTCAAGCGTGATGTGGAAAAGTCATTTTTGACAGCTCGAGCGTTTGCTGCGTTGGCAGAATTTGCTGTTTTGTGTATAGATGCGAagaaaattttacaaattttacaacgaaaacatcATAGCATAGCAAGattattaaataatttatttttcaatcccGACACCACAACTCTGGAGCCTTTCCATGAATGTAAAACACCGTAGACACAATGTGAAAATGGTATATATTGACCGATGTAGCAAATTTTGTAGCCAGAACCCAAAATGGATCAACAGCTCGCACTAGCTCGTTTGATCGGACCGTTACGTTAAATACAGAAAGACGAAAAATTTCACggtaattgaatttttgtgaaaaataatcGTTCCTTTAAACCGACCAAGCCCGGGATAAGGCCTAATATCAGGGAGGAAATGCCCTGATAACCAAAATATCAGTTAGCGGATTTTTCCTCTGACAGTCATTGATTCCCAATCGATTGAAAtacaatttcaacaaaactcaaaattaggcaccaatTAGATAGATCCATGATCAAACAACAATATAACatgtttgaattgttttaattttttatttttatgcgaatttgtttaatttactaCTGATATTTTCacttcaaacaaatttacaaTCTGATTGCAGGCAACAAGCGATAGCATAAACGATCCTAACGGTCGCTATGTACAGTGGCCCAAACTCCTTTCGTTAGGACCATCAATAGTTTTATCTATTGTGCACTCCTAGTGCatgattatttttcctccgtcCCATTGTTGGCTAGTCGTTTAAGGCTGTCCTCGAACTCCACCGGTTCAATCTTTCGTTTGGCGTCCTCATACTTTGGTGGCCCTATCAGTTCCACAACCTGGTCATAGTTCAGCGTTTCCTTCTCAAGTAGTGCCTCAGCCAGCTTGTTCAATAGTGCGGAGTGCTCGCGCAGGATCTCTTCGGTACGCTCGTACGCCTCGGTGATCATCTTGCGCGCTTCGAAGTCCATCAGATTGCCCAAGCTCTTCGAGTACGGCTTCTGTGCGTATGGGCTGGATTCACTTTCGTCTGCGTACGAAAGCGGACCTACCGTGCGATTCATCCCGAAATATTTGATCTGAAGAGAAGGTTAGACGGCTTGTAATCAATTGTAATAAGATTGAAATAGCCAATGCTTTACTTACTTGAGCGTATGCCATCTTAGTCACCTTCTCGAGGTCGTTCTGTGCCCCCGTTGTTATTCGGTTGAAGGTAAGATTTTCCGCTGCCCGGCCACCCAGTGCCATGCACATTTTGTCGAACAGCTGCTCGCGGGTGTAGAGCTTTTGCTCCTTCGGCGTGTATTGGGCGAAGCCGAGCGCCAGGCTTGTCCGTGGCACGATGGTTACTTTCAGCAGAACGTCCGAGTTGGGCAGCATCCAGCCGACGAGCGCGTGACCCGATTCGTGGAATGCAATTACGCGTCGTTCCGTTGGTGAAAGGGCATGCGACCGTTTTTCCGTACCGCCAACTAGTCTTTCTACCGCATATTCCAGGTTGCGAGTCGTCACTGAAGTCTGGTTCGTGCGGGCAGCGTGTAACGCTGCCTCGTTGCACACGTTTGCAATGTCAGCACCTGAAAAACCGGGAGTGAGCGTGGCTAGGCGAGCCGAGTAGGTTGCAGGTGGTCGCTCAAGCGCAATTACTGAGAGGTGCTTTTCGAAAATTTCCTTCCGCTCCGCTAGATTCGGAAGATCGATGAGAATGTGGCGATCGAAGCGTCCCGGGCGCAACAGCGCCTTGTCTAGGATGTCCGCCCGGTTGGTGCTGGCTAGCATCAACACGCCCTCCTTGCTTGCCATACCATCCATCTCCACCAACAGCTGGTTTAGCGTTTGCTCCGATTCACCCGAGTTCATGCcgccagcagcaccaccaccagagCCCTCCCGCTGACGCCCAATGGCATCTATTTCGTCGACGTAGATAATGCAAGGTGAGCGTTTCTTCGCTTCCTTAAAAAGGTCACGCACCCGAGCCGCCCCAAGCCCTCCGATCATCTCGATAAACTCCGAGCCGTTCATGCTAAGGAACGGGACCTGTGCCTCAGTAGCTACCGCTTTGGCCAGCAGGGTCTTGCCACATCCGGGTGGACCCAACAGAAGAGCTCCTTTGGGTACTTTAGCTCCTAGTCGTTGGTATCGGTCGGGTGACTTGAGATAGTCTACGAATTCCATCACCTCCTGTTTTGCTTCCTGTAGCCCCGCGACGTCTTTAAACCACACGCCCCTTCCACCCTCGACCGGGTCCACCAGCGTAAACTTGGCGCGGCCCATTTGCGTGAAACTATCCATCGAGATTGGACCCCGCCCACCCCGGATGCGGCTTAGCAGCGCGATAATCACCCCGGTGGCAAAAAGGGTGAACAAGATCCGCCCGCTGACGTCGCCACTGCGCTCGAACTGCACCGACACTCCCTCCGTCACGCCCAAACGTTGCTCGACGGAGCGCAACTTCTCCTCGAACTTATTGACATCCGCGACGGCCATATGAAATATGTTGGACTGCACTCGCCGTCCCTTGACGATGGCACCGTCGTGTAGGATGATCGTAACCATCTCCATGTCCGGATGCACGACCACCTCTTTCACTTCGCCGACCGCCAGCATGTGGTGTACGAACTCGTGCCAGCTGACATACCGGGTTGCCGACTCCGGTCGATTTTTCGATGGTATCACCATGGTAAGAAAGCCTACCAGTAGGTAGATGGTGATCATCCAGATCAGCGTTTTCGTCACTACCGACATCATTTTCTCCTTATCATCCTCAtcgtttttcttatttccACGGTTTGGATCCCCCGGGTCCCGATCAGGCTGCTGTTTATTGCTTCCCATCAGACGCGATGCGGTTGTGTGCAGGTGTCGAGCAAACACGTACGAAGGTATCGAGCTGGAGCTGCACAGCATCCTTATAAAGGCACGTTGTTCGGTATGCAGTAGTTTCAGTTGTTTCCGTGGGTTGAATTGCTGGATGTCTCCAGCAGCGAGCTTCTCATTCCGCACGTTGGAATTTTTGTTGTGCTCACGCCATATCAAACCGCAGTCCAGTCTTTCGGTTCCCGTACTATTTGTCACAGAAACGATAGGTTGCAATCTACGAACTACATACATCAACGTGCTGTGGTTCAAAATTTGCTTGCATCTTCCCAACCGGTACATGATGATTGTTCGTTGAAATTTAGTTCCTACGGATGATGAAATTTTGTCGTAAAAATATAGCCAGTGAATCGAGAAGTGTTTTTTATTGTCACCTACCTCACCGTAAAACAGCGGTAAATGTTTACATAACCATGCACAAAAACAGCTTTAACGATGAAACGAGTTGCGTAGCATTAATAAACCTGTAACTCAATCAGTATGTCGAGCAACACATTGCAAAAGAAATTAGATTTTATGCTGGAAAACAATGGTATTTCACAACGTAACGCAGTGTCTAGAAATGATGTTGAGTCTTGCTGAACGTTCTTATTGCAACTGTAACTTTTCACAACGATtgagaattatttatttttggtaggcGGCAGGGAAAATACTTTTGCATTTCAGCAATCTAATATTATTGAAATGATGTGAATCGGTGCTCTCGCAGgatcaatgtttttatttggttgTACTCGGTAGCtatgatttcaacaacatgaTGTAAACGATGCTGGACGTCAGGTTGAACATGAACGTCCCATGCAGAAAAACGTCAAATGCTTGAACATTTTGACATGATTGGTTGTGTCAGGAACATTTACTCGGCGTTCGCACCATGATGCATTGTTTTTCGTCTATATACGCTTGCTGTATCAAATAAAAGGTGAGTATTTTGGTtggaaatttataaaacaatatGGATTAGATGATTGCGGAATGGAGACGATATttatttgaatgaataaaatctACACTATCTTGTCTatgcaaacattttgtttgtacGTAAGTTTAAAGCCCCTGCCAACGATAGATTCATCCGATCGTACCGCCACCAGAATGGGCCCAGCGCTGGTGTAAGAAACGGGTGTGTTTCTAGTAAAATCAGCTACAATACTACCATCGTTCAACCGCTCGCCGCACAATCGCATGTAATTGATGGCGATGTAATCGTCTGGGCAGCTGAATATTTCCACTCCCGCTTGGTTCGGTGGTACGAGGCTAGAACCGTCTGTGGCGATTCGATGTAATAATGAACGTCTGTTCGGGATGGTTAGTACTTTTCGTTTGATTACCTTCTGCGATGTTAACTAgctgaaaaatattttccttcccaagGGCATTCTCGTTCGTAAATACAACGTTGCAGAACATGATGTGCCGTTTGATGCATATCGCGTAGTTCAGGTTATTCTGCAATTCAAATGTataaaaggaagaaatatttcattaaaCATTTCCACTTGACTACGCAGCCAGAATACAACACGGTACGCTGCCTAAACTAATGTTTACATGAAAATGACAACCAAACACGGGACAGTTCGTAGAATGCAGATCGAATCATATTGATACCACGCCAAAGTGGTTCGCATAGTTCTACATGTTAGTTTTGTAAAGTTAATGTAATTTTAGAAcgtgtggaaaatgaaacaatcttCTGTAACATAAGGTGCTGGTGAAAGTGCAGTGATCGGTCAGTGTTTGCACATTTGATGTTCTTTGATGTGCTTTGGCCCGTGAGTAAACAATACGCTCCCAACTTTTGATAAGCTGTTATCTCCTTGCATGGGCGGACATATGAAATAGTCTAACGATAGAATA contains:
- the LOC131290384 gene encoding paraplegin gives rise to the protein MYRLGRCKQILNHSTLMYVVRRLQPIVSVTNSTGTERLDCGLIWREHNKNSNVRNEKLAAGDIQQFNPRKQLKLLHTEQRAFIRMLCSSSSIPSYVFARHLHTTASRLMGSNKQQPDRDPGDPNRGNKKNDEDDKEKMMSVVTKTLIWMITIYLLVGFLTMVIPSKNRPESATRYVSWHEFVHHMLAVGEVKEVVVHPDMEMVTIILHDGAIVKGRRVQSNIFHMAVADVNKFEEKLRSVEQRLGVTEGVSVQFERSGDVSGRILFTLFATGVIIALLSRIRGGRGPISMDSFTQMGRAKFTLVDPVEGGRGVWFKDVAGLQEAKQEVMEFVDYLKSPDRYQRLGAKVPKGALLLGPPGCGKTLLAKAVATEAQVPFLSMNGSEFIEMIGGLGAARVRDLFKEAKKRSPCIIYVDEIDAIGRQREGSGGGAAGGMNSGESEQTLNQLLVEMDGMASKEGVLMLASTNRADILDKALLRPGRFDRHILIDLPNLAERKEIFEKHLSVIALERPPATYSARLATLTPGFSGADIANVCNEAALHAARTNQTSVTTRNLEYAVERLVGGTEKRSHALSPTERRVIAFHESGHALVGWMLPNSDVLLKVTIVPRTSLALGFAQYTPKEQKLYTREQLFDKMCMALGGRAAENLTFNRITTGAQNDLEKVTKMAYAQIKYFGMNRTVGPLSYADESESSPYAQKPYSKSLGNLMDFEARKMITEAYERTEEILREHSALLNKLAEALLEKETLNYDQVVELIGPPKYEDAKRKIEPVEFEDSLKRLANNGTEEK